The genomic stretch CATAGGGGGACCCCCGGGGGGGCCGTTCTCGGGAAAATTACTCAGAAGGCATAAGAGTTTTGCCTTCAGGAAAAGACCTGCTTCTCTATCTCCGATAGGTGTTTAACGCCTGCTTAAGAGGAAAAGGGATTTCATGAAGGGAAGCGCGATACAAGAGGCCCCGCGGGGACGGCTGGCTGGTATCTTTTTGTTGGGGATCATGGTGGGCCTCAGCGTCACCCCGTGGGAGCTACGGGCGAACCCCACCGGGGGCGACGTCGTGAGCGGCAGCGCGAACATCAGCAGCAGCGGCAACACCTTGACCGTCGTCAACAGCAACGGAGCCGTCATCAACTGGCAAGACTTCAGCATCGGGGCTGGGGAGTTGACCAAATTCATCCAGAGCGACGCCAACAGCACCGTCCTCAACCGCGTCGTCGGGACCAACCTTTCCCAGATCTACGGCACGTTGAGTTCCAACGGCAAAGTCTTCCTCATCAACCCCAACGGCGTCATGATCGGCGCCACCGGCATCGTCAACACCGCCGGGTTCATGGCGAGCACCCTCGACATCAACAACGCCGACTTCATCGCCAACAACGGGAGCGGCGCGATGCACTTCGTCGGCAATAGCACCGCCGCCATCACCAACCTCGGCACCATCAACGCCGTCGGCGGAGATGTCTACCTCATCGCCAAACACATCGACAACCAGGGCACCGTCAACGCCAGCGAAGTCGCGGGCAAAGGCGGCCTCGTCGGCGTCTACGCAACCGACGAACTTTATCTGACCACCGGCGTCCCCGAAGGCGGCCTCGTCCGCGTCGGGAGCGGCAGCCTCAGCAGCGGAGCCGGCACCGGCATCAACAACAGCGGCCTCATCAACGCCGTCCAGGCCGACCTCAAAGCCACCGGCAACCTCTACAGCCTCGCCATCAACAACACCGGCGTCGTCCGCGCCACCGGAGCCACGGCCAAGAACGGCGTCATCCACCTCAGCGCCGCGGGAGGCACCCTCAGCAGCAGCGGCACCCTCGCCGCCAAGAACGCCGACGGCAGCGGCGGCACCATCAAAGTCCAGAGCGGATCGGGCGGCACCACCCTCGTCAACGGCACCGTCGACGCCAGCGCCACCAGCGGCAAAGGCGGCCTCGTCGAACTGAGCGGCGACTACGTCGCCCTCTACGGCACCGGGAGCGTCACCGCGAGCGGCCCTGCGGGCGGCGGCGTCATCCACATCGGCGGCAGCCCCCACGGGACCGGCGACAGCACCGTCTACAACGCCATCAGCACCTACGTCGGGAGCGACACCACGATCAGCGCCGACGCCCTCGTCCTTGGCGACGGCGGCCAGGTCACCGTCTGGGCCAACGACACCACCCGCTTCTACGGGAACATCACCGCGAAGGGTGCGGGCGGCGGCAGCGGCGGCTGGGTCGAGACCAGCGGCGAGATCGATCTGCAGGCCCTCGGCACGGTCGACACCGGCGGCGGCACGTGGCTCCTCGACCCGAGCATCGTCTACATCGGCGACGCGGGCACCTTCACCATCAGCCTCGGCCCGCTGAGCTTCGACTTCAGCCTGAGCGGCGGCGGCATCGGCAACATCATCGGCAGCGCCTCGCTCAAGTCGGCCCTCCAGAGCAACAGCGTCGAGATCATCTCCGGTTCCGATATCCAGGTCGGCGGGGCCAGCGCCGGGAGTTCCTTCATGACGGGGATCACGGGGGGCCACACCCTCACCCTGACGGCGGCCAACGGCAGCATCATCGTCAACGGCGGATCGGGCGGGGTTTCCTGGACCGGCAATTTCAACCTCGCGATGACCGCCGGGGGAGGCGTGACCGTCACGTCGACCACGCTCCAGACGGGGACCGGCTCGATCAACGTCACGGCGGGGGCGGCAAGCTCCCTCACCGGGCTCCTGGTCTCGGGGGCCAACTTCTCCGCCTCGACCACCTCCGGCGGTCTCACCGTCGGCGGCCCCATCACCGAGACGGGGACGATCAACCTGGCCGGCGTCGGCGGGGCGACCGGTCTTTCGGTCGGCAGCCCCCTTTCCGCGGGCCAGGGGATCACGTTGAGCGGCACGGCCGATTCGGCTTCCGCGGTGACGTATGGGGTCAACTTGGGCAGCTTCGCCCTGACCTCCTCCGGCAGCATCACGATCAACGGCACCGGCGGGAACACGATCAGCGGCGTCTACAACAGTTACGGCGTCTATGGATCGAGCGCGACGCTTTCGGCCTCCGGGAACATCACCGTCAACGGCACCGGCGGCACGGCGGGCAGCACGGGGTACGGGGTCTCCCTGGTGAGCGTCGGGGCGACGGCGAGCGGCACGGGCGGCATCGTCCTTTCGGGAACGGGCGCGGTCTCGACGACCACCTACGGCGTCTCGCTGTCCGTCTTCAACGCGAAGGCCGATTCGGGCAGCATCACGATCACGGGCAATGCGGCGGTGGGGACCAGCTCCTACGGCGTCTCCCTCTCGACTTCGACGGCGGCGACGACCTCGGGCAACATCACGATCAACGGCACGGCCGGCACCGCCTCGACCGGCAATTCCTACGGCCTCTCCGTCTCCAATTCGACGGTGACGACGGTTTCGGGAAGCGGTTCCCTCACCGGCACGGCCGGTTCGGCCTCGTCGGGCAGTTCCTACGGGATCTATTCGTCCTCGGGGAAATTCACGGCGACGGGAACCGGCTCGATGAACCTTCAGGGGACGGCCTCCACCGCCGGAGGCTCTTCGGTCGGCATCGTGCTGACCGGGGCGAGCCTGGCCCAGACGGCCGGCGGCGCGCTGGGGCTTTCCGGCGCGGGCCTCGGCTACGGCCTCTACCTGGCGGGGGGCTCGCAGGTCCGGCAGACCGGCACCGGCAGCCTCACCCTCTCCGGCAGCGGCACCAGCACCGGCAGCAGCGTCGGCCTCTACGCGAACACCCTCGCCCTCAGCAACTCGGGCGGCTCGACCTCGATCACCGGCTACAGCGCGGCGGCCAGCAGCCCGAACGGGGTGAACGTCACCGCCTCGACGATCGCCCTCGGCTCCGGCGCGGTGACGATCACGGCCGACGGGGCGCTCTCCCTCGCGTCGAACACCTCCTTCACGGGAACCGGCATCCTGACGCTGAGGCAGTCGGGCGGCGGCGACATCAATCTCGGCTCCTCCGGCGCGGCGTCGACCTCGACGGTCTACGTCGCCAGCGCCAGCCTCGCCTCGGTCTACGGCGCGGGCTTCACCGGCCTCAATGTCCTCTCGACCTCGGGGAACATCGCCTACACCGATGCGGGGATCGCCCTCGCGAACGCGACGTTCATCTCGACGAGCGGCACCGTCACCCTCACGGCGACCGCGGGCAATATCACGCTGACGAACGACACCCTCACCGCCGGGGGCAGCCTTTCCCTCGTCGCCACGGGGGCCATCAACCTCTCCGCGGGCGATACCCTCACCGGAAGCGCCGTCAACCTCAACGGGACGACGCTGAACAACAGCGGGGCGACGATCGTCGTCACGAGCGGCTCCTTCGCGACCTCCTACGGCGGCGTCTCCTTCTCCGGGACGAGTTCCGACGCGACGAACACGGCGACGGCGATCGGCAACGGGACCCTCTCCTCCGGCCTCGGGACGAACGCGGGCGCGGTGACGATCACCGCCACCGACATCTACTGGACCGGCTCCTTCGTCTTCTCCTCCGCGGGGAGCCGCGACGTGACGTTCAACGCGACGGGCGTGATCAAACTCGGCATCGACAGCGGCGGGACGACCGTCGGCCTGACCCTCGACAACACAACGGCCTCCCCGGCCTCCCTGACCTTCAACGCGGGCGGCGCGATCACCATCGGCAACCTCGCCGTGAACGGGAACGGCGGGACGAGCGCGGTGAACCTCGCCTTCACCTCGACCGGCGGCGGGATCGCGATGAGCGGCTCGACCCTTGCCGGATCGGGCTCGGTCTCGATGACGGCGAATGCGGGCGGCGTCTCGATCTCGGGCTCGACGATCGCGGCGGCGACGGGGGTGACGATCCACGGCGGGACGCCGCCCGGCTTCGACAGCGTCGGCGTCTCGATCTCCTCCTCGACGATCACCACGCTCGCCGGGGCGGTCTCGATCGCCGGGACGGCGGCGACCCAGGGCGGCCACAGCGCCACCGCCGTCTCGATCTCCGCAAGCACGATCGCGGCCTCCGGCACCGGGACGGTGACCGTGACCGGCGACGGGACCAACTCCTACGGGCAGGACAACGACTACGGCGTGAAGATCGCCACGTCGACGCTCCGCACCGCCGACGGCGCGCTCCACGTCAACGGCCTCTCGGGCGCGGGCGGCAGCTCCGGCGCGTGGGGCCTCTCGATCTCGGCCTCGACGGTCCAGGCGACCGGCGGCGGGCTGATCACGCTCGAGGGGACGGGCGGCGGCTCGTCGGTCAACTCCTACGGCGTCCAGATCG from Verrucomicrobium sp. GAS474 encodes the following:
- a CDS encoding filamentous hemagglutinin N-terminal domain-containing protein, with the translated sequence MVGLSVTPWELRANPTGGDVVSGSANISSSGNTLTVVNSNGAVINWQDFSIGAGELTKFIQSDANSTVLNRVVGTNLSQIYGTLSSNGKVFLINPNGVMIGATGIVNTAGFMASTLDINNADFIANNGSGAMHFVGNSTAAITNLGTINAVGGDVYLIAKHIDNQGTVNASEVAGKGGLVGVYATDELYLTTGVPEGGLVRVGSGSLSSGAGTGINNSGLINAVQADLKATGNLYSLAINNTGVVRATGATAKNGVIHLSAAGGTLSSSGTLAAKNADGSGGTIKVQSGSGGTTLVNGTVDASATSGKGGLVELSGDYVALYGTGSVTASGPAGGGVIHIGGSPHGTGDSTVYNAISTYVGSDTTISADALVLGDGGQVTVWANDTTRFYGNITAKGAGGGSGGWVETSGEIDLQALGTVDTGGGTWLLDPSIVYIGDAGTFTISLGPLSFDFSLSGGGIGNIIGSASLKSALQSNSVEIISGSDIQVGGASAGSSFMTGITGGHTLTLTAANGSIIVNGGSGGVSWTGNFNLAMTAGGGVTVTSTTLQTGTGSINVTAGAASSLTGLLVSGANFSASTTSGGLTVGGPITETGTINLAGVGGATGLSVGSPLSAGQGITLSGTADSASAVTYGVNLGSFALTSSGSITINGTGGNTISGVYNSYGVYGSSATLSASGNITVNGTGGTAGSTGYGVSLVSVGATASGTGGIVLSGTGAVSTTTYGVSLSVFNAKADSGSITITGNAAVGTSSYGVSLSTSTAATTSGNITINGTAGTASTGNSYGLSVSNSTVTTVSGSGSLTGTAGSASSGSSYGIYSSSGKFTATGTGSMNLQGTASTAGGSSVGIVLTGASLAQTAGGALGLSGAGLGYGLYLAGGSQVRQTGTGSLTLSGSGTSTGSSVGLYANTLALSNSGGSTSITGYSAAASSPNGVNVTASTIALGSGAVTITADGALSLASNTSFTGTGILTLRQSGGGDINLGSSGAASTSTVYVASASLASVYGAGFTGLNVLSTSGNIAYTDAGIALANATFISTSGTVTLTATAGNITLTNDTLTAGGSLSLVATGAINLSAGDTLTGSAVNLNGTTLNNSGATIVVTSGSFATSYGGVSFSGTSSDATNTATAIGNGTLSSGLGTNAGAVTITATDIYWTGSFVFSSAGSRDVTFNATGVIKLGIDSGGTTVGLTLDNTTASPASLTFNAGGAITIGNLAVNGNGGTSAVNLAFTSTGGGIAMSGSTLAGSGSVSMTANAGGVSISGSTIAAATGVTIHGGTPPGFDSVGVSISSSTITTLAGAVSIAGTAATQGGHSATAVSISASTIAASGTGTVTVTGDGTNSYGQDNDYGVKIATSTLRTADGALHVNGLSGAGGSSGAWGLSISASTVQATGGGLITLEGTGGGSSVNSYGVQIASTSAVSAAGGGVTISGTGGSVSGGTSYGVSLGGSTVSASGGTIAVSGYGSTSTGSDSYGVFVGSSTVQATGSAAVKIVGTASAAGYDSVGIGLNDGTAKTITSASGAITLSGTGSTASHSSVGLTSQQMTVSSTSGGTISISGAGGSGGAASYGLGFNSDSVQGTGSNIVLSGTGDAATTGASWGIDFNGIAVGTTGTGAITITGTGGSAASGTSYGVATNSGVANTFSAASGAIEVFGTGGAGNGSYGIYIDSANTMNFQTTGGALALSGTGGTAAGGGSMGIGVRGGKFQTSGTGSITLFGTGDVVTGTSAYSSGVVFIDSGVNPSSLAALGSGGIEITGVGGQSAGSSQGVSSDITNFSVAGGQLSISGTGGASVNGSTGVWFLHNAITSTGAGNIVIRGTAGTATVGDSTGFWMGGGPMTAGSGSITFSGAGAAAGGNSTGVLIAQYPYDQNPIYVGSGGLSISGTGGAASGGNSEGVHLYGTGSIQSSASAAYALAITGVSSTASGSSSAIVSIMAVTDNGGTMTLSGTGNITMSSLAVTAVSLSGTQGVVDLTGSGATALGGTVQGDLTGHFSGNITQTSALLVTGNVTLAATAGSVVLTNTGNLLGGTVSLAASTGGQIQLVYRSTGSQVAGVNAVSSNGTTTLNTTSSANSISVDGSVTTLTISGSLGTASTTVSTGDSSVTIASGFGASVSASTSTGADTSSSASSAATSAAIPQVITKTDPTLQSSNAANSSTNATSSTLIKTDATAPTDPVPSQSDPDQASTSAAGSSSSGAGSGKSTASNRDKKGATLGNNAGRDGGAGQGGGKESVITAGSSSIISAAGIGAANLPPPPQLIRALSWNVRNDLNQAISGH